A genomic window from Thunnus maccoyii chromosome 2, fThuMac1.1, whole genome shotgun sequence includes:
- the LOC121905158 gene encoding coiled-coil domain-containing protein 175-like has product MASCLVPEFPAVMVALERLKELDKQLKDEGVPFSPEASLHLTEITAAITELEADRRAAHEHLEVETIENSKLRHQINNIRERMSQDIMADVAAARASNAEEIEQLHKDLNTVSQLQETTVKRQEALMSQNEALRPERDQVKAEHEDVIAALNDQITLKYSLQMQLGHTQEQIEGLKSCIAAVEQDKITLQQNMVLEREAFAVKKDNLSGDVDLVEEKIKQQKQVIRRSRRDLDRVNDKKQETHDHLGELTIHMAKLESSMQRLTASRCQFEKQLEGETQRHHELRKQRETLKKELYELGEAFSAAVQRLKDEIAAVEGKIEEGRASRILCQDSLAKIYEIFKLQHDEENEVRAEHSHVSQQLERSKLQLEERIASIVKHSKEIKEMDKQIGELLEVDVIHKRIFERNQEELCVNVNVEKKNISQLEEEKRRLSQLLEETKRAHQEHVAKMTSDISSTRRRYEELRQEEARLLQRQPMSADADLLMSHMTRSEVEYRQLETTHHQEMQQCATETESIMRSNEEKQREGEEKEVMLKEVEAKCNEERSRHQSLKTRTSELRRRRNDLALSIQGLTEKTSSLLQPREEMKAELEELRAGYMGLLDKQASELRSVELSIYDNSVKLEQVSMENSRLHLCIRQMTEDVTRARENKDRYWQEIHQFNKDTQALLESLQEAWGEDVLLTQDSQSRDGALLVSMSSLLNHLKTRRRQLGHVGTLLHQQMLDFSKRLGDKTTVEQHS; this is encoded by the coding sequence ATGGCTTCTTGCCTTGTCCCCGAGTTCCCTGCCGTTATGGTCGCTCTGGAGCGTTTAAAGGAGCTGGATAAGCAACTGAAAGACGAGGGAGTACCATTCTCACCTGAAGCCAGCCTCCACCTGACTGAGATAACTGCTGCCATCACTGAGCTGGAGGCGGACAGACGCGCTGCTCATGAACATTTAGAAGTGGAGACCATTGAAAACAGTAAGCTAAGACACCAAATCAACAACATAAGAGAACGAATGAGCCAGGATATAATGGCTGATGTCGCAGCAGCTCGGGCATCTAATGCTGAGGAGATAGAGCAGCTGCACAAAGACCTCAACACAGTCTCTCAGCTGCAAGAAACCACTGTGAAGAGGCAGGAAGCACTCATGAGCCAAAATGAAGCGCTACGCCCGGAGCGAGACCAGGTGAAGGCAGAGCACGAGGACGTCATTGCTGCTCTGAATGATCAAATCACACTAAAGTATAGCTTGCAGATGCAGCTGGGTCACACACAGGAGCAGATAGAGGGGCTGAAGTCGTGCATCGCTGCTGTGGAACAGGACAAAATAACACTGCAGCAGAATATGGTGCTGGAGAGAGAGGCCTTCGCTGTGAAAAAAGACAACCTGTCCGGAGATGTGGACCTGGTTGAGGAGAAAATTAAGCAGCAGAAGCAAGTGatcaggaggagcaggagggaTTTGGACAGAGTTAatgacaagaaacaagaaaccCATGACCACCTGGGCGAGCTCACAATTCACATGGCCAAGCTGGAGAGCAGTATGCAAAGACTGACAGCGTCTCGGTGCCAGTTTGAGAAACAGCTGGAAGGGGAGACCCAGAGGCATCATGAACTgaggaaacagagggaaacgCTGAAGAAGGAGCTCTATGAGTTAGGGGAAGCCTTCAGCGCTGCCGTCCAGCGTCTTAAAGATGAAATCGCAGCAGTGGAGGGTAAGATAGAGGAGGGCAGAGCATCAAGAATCCTCTGTCAAGACTCCCTGGCCAAAATCTATGAGATATTCAAGCTCCAGCACGACGAAGAGAACGAAGTTAGGGCCGAGCATTCACATGTCTCACAGCAGCTGGAGCGGTCCAAGTTGCAGCTGGAGGAGCGCATTGCCTCCATAGTCAAACACAGCAAGGAGATCAAAGAGATGGACAAGCAGATCGGAGAACTCCTGGAGGTGGATGTGATCCATAAGCGCATCTTTGAGAGGAATCAGGAGGAGCTGTGTGTTAACGTGAATGTAGAGAAGAAGAACATCAGCCagttggaggaggagaagaggcgGCTAAGTCAGCTCTTGGAGGAGACGAAGAGGGCGCATCAGGAACATGTGGCGAAAATGACCTCTGACATCAGCAGCACCAGGAGGAGGTACGAGGAGCTGCGACAAGAGGAGGCCAGACTCCTGCAGCGTCAGCCCATGAGCGCCGACGCCGACTTGCTGATGAGTCACATGACCCGGTCTGAGGTAGAGTACAGACAGTTAGAGACCACACACCACCAGGAAATGCAGCAGTGCGCCACGGAGACGGAGAGTATCATGAGGAGCAACgaggagaagcagagggagggggaggagaaagaggtgaTGCTGAAGGAGGTGGAAGCCAAGTGTAACGAGGAGCGATCCAGGCACCAGAGCCTGAAAACGCGCACTTCcgagctgaggaggaggaggaatgatcTAGCGCTGTCGATTCAGGGGCTGACGGAGAAAACCAGCTCTCTGCTTCAGCccagagaggaaatgaaggctgagctggaggagctgcGAGCAGGATATATGGGCTTGCTTGACAAACAGGCCTCAGAGCTGAGATCTGTAGAGCTGAGCATCTACGACAACAGCGTGAAACTGGAGCAGGTTAGCATGGAGAACAGCAGGCTGCATCTCTGTATCAGACAGATGACAGAAGATGTCACCAGAGCCAGAGAGAACAAAGACAGATACTGGCAGGAGATCCACCAGTTCAACAAGGACACGCAGGCCTTACTGGAGAGTTTGCAGGAAGCCTGGGGAGAGGATGTTTTGTTAACTCAGGACAGTCAGAGCAGGGATGGCGCTCTGTTGGTGTCCATGAGCAGCCTGTTGAACCATCTGAAGACCAGGAGACGCCAGTTAGGACACGTCGGCACCCTCCTGCACCAACAAATGTTAGACTTTAGCAAACGACTGGGAGATAAAACAACTGTAGAACAGCACAGTTGA